In Candidatus Paceibacterota bacterium, the following are encoded in one genomic region:
- a CDS encoding coat protein, translating into MAKTLVADVIIPTEFEKYAIERTAELSRFGESGIIEMAPEFDTLAQGGGREVKMPFWKDLTATRQLLNDSASLTVNKIAADTDIARIHNDAQVWSVNHLAKVVSGDDPMQAIVDLVGAYWARTDESLVISCLKGMFAAASMAGNLLAIHSESVAGTTSATKLNGATFVDACAKLGDAAGRLTAVAMHSGTEAALKKLDLIDFLPDSEGKPSLASFQGRRVVVDDSLPTRAGTTDGTVYTTYLFGQGAFAKGVAPLSGTPLQGGFGTEGVELARVPLDSDTVLINRRRYILHPRGVKFTSASVAGDSPTAAELETAANWVRVWENKNVRLVAITHNN; encoded by the coding sequence ATGGCTAAGACGTTAGTGGCGGATGTGATCATCCCCACAGAGTTCGAGAAGTACGCCATTGAGCGGACGGCTGAGCTGTCGCGATTTGGCGAGTCGGGCATCATCGAGATGGCGCCCGAGTTTGACACGTTAGCGCAGGGCGGCGGTCGCGAAGTGAAGATGCCGTTCTGGAAGGATCTGACTGCGACCCGACAGTTGCTGAACGATTCGGCGTCGCTGACGGTGAACAAGATCGCGGCGGACACGGACATCGCACGCATCCACAACGATGCGCAGGTCTGGAGTGTGAACCACCTGGCGAAGGTGGTTTCGGGCGACGATCCGATGCAGGCAATTGTGGACCTGGTCGGCGCCTACTGGGCGCGGACGGATGAGTCGCTGGTGATCTCGTGCCTCAAAGGCATGTTCGCCGCGGCTTCGATGGCGGGCAACCTGCTCGCGATTCATTCCGAGTCGGTGGCGGGCACCACCTCCGCGACCAAGCTGAACGGCGCGACCTTCGTGGACGCGTGCGCCAAGCTCGGCGATGCAGCCGGCAGGCTGACCGCAGTGGCGATGCACTCGGGGACTGAGGCCGCGCTGAAGAAGCTGGATCTGATCGACTTCCTGCCTGACAGCGAAGGCAAGCCGAGTCTGGCCAGCTTCCAGGGCCGGCGTGTGGTCGTGGATGACAGCTTGCCCACGCGAGCTGGCACCACTGACGGCACGGTGTACACGACCTACCTGTTCGGCCAGGGCGCCTTCGCGAAGGGTGTTGCTCCGCTGAGTGGCACTCCGCTGCAGGGCGGCTTCGGCACGGAAGGTGTCGAGCTGGCCCGTGTGCCGCTGGACAGCGACACGGTGCTGATCAACCGGCGCCGCTACATCCTCCATCCGCGCGGCGTGAAGTTCACCAGCGCTTCTGTGGCTGGTGACTCGCCGACGGCTGCGGAGCTGGAGACGGCTGCGAACTGGGTGCGCGTCTGGGAAAACAAGAACGTGCGCCTGGTGGCGATCACTCACAACAACTGA